From a region of the Mercurialis annua linkage group LG1-X, ddMerAnnu1.2, whole genome shotgun sequence genome:
- the LOC126657359 gene encoding receptor-like protein EIX2 isoform X3 has translation MVKSVLCKSSNGLTNLQSNQPTSLWNLNILKQEDDKSCRKRGSPRNLIPQIQVLKRHKSQLYCKMTESNSAYSSLDQKKNVHIHRKPGRPRKVNSNDDQNNKKCVDRHVQTPNMVNQSFNVISGPISHPIWKGSICVCGENIGIVEQLAAHISTKASVKVFEMAHQLPKLLHAEMLPRKDVWPASLDDCPHTDDIIDLYIFPMHGRSERAFHGLLNELTENNLVLKAFFDNVPIFVFSSLQFTSRYWRKTSGKPYLWAVFVGKNAFFPHEQEEHNLLSNSNCTVSLNLGNELQPVTDDQRTVSKNGGSKEYREKIDKVENTASISKNSESIFTEEAPCALVGKSIEQPTERAVNAGRLTEEGICGSTADTTRHDADATERTAVETHVERESMEMIEEETYRKNPVNSDFPASSLASLLGNVSKPAPQLCNQEHVAYSPDRACSESLNASVLNIASTFDDLMSIDDIGSANHRVDFVNSYSVQPRYAPILDAILAKYGDIARDFPISCRKILTSALESVCEAILDLKAVSFVELQRSHLHCLYSVIIDAEFMKLDVQWLRKRYLELADAVDTKEYENMQTSIKAVEKNIAGKKATLSLKKTEMSKLQSEIEALETEVAEGEAKSESLKEREKTALLNIKYELIDDNGYLASWSNEGKYRDCCKWRGITCSNLTGHVTALDLCFGTGLSNFKPLTGKANFSGTISSIVRNLSSLESLDLSYNYLLIDNGDFEWVSRISSLTSINLKGNPLLNPNSWLQIINKLPHLENLTLSSCFSGNELPLYLSPVNSSSSLTVLDISHNNFAIPSIQPWLANISQNLMHLDLAFNTLLESSTLEFIGDMTSLRGLHLANTSLVGGIPRSIGNISGLSYLDMSKNNLDVEISGFIKNLSGCAAKSLQHLSLAYNELTGSLPDLSLFSSLKRLYLGNNRLNGSIDKSIGGLYQLERLLLQWNSLNGVVSEEHISNLTNLKDLLLSGNSLTWNVSLDWVPPFRLGIIHLQSCKLGPHFPNWLQSQKGYYELDISDNGISESIPEWFWDLSCSSFYLNLSYNLFSGSFPNGFLHFHNLLFLNLASNNFSGQLPTSIGSISRLETLNVAGNVFSGELPLSLRNCTMLRFLDLSSNRFSGNIPVWIGETLLSLQFLSLQSNHFQGSLPLQLCRLTNVQILDLSANNINGTMPHCLGNLKAMIDGDLTGTIFHSYSWFDGSSTHRNYYTDKALVLWKGKKYDYDKNLGLLRVIDFSGNNIGGEIPSEISILTGLKQLNLSNNKLTGAIPSKIGFLKQLEALDLSRNQISGRIPASMAGLHFLNTLNLSLNALSGRIPSSTQLQSFNVNSFAGNPALCGLPLLSKSPEDDNVEVPASDEEDEDEWRKWFYAGMGIGFTLCFCGVSGTVVFCRFQVIDKLMHWVDVTIAVYRRRL, from the exons ATGGTCAAGTCTGTCCTGTGCAAGAGCAGTAATGGCTTGACGAATCTCCAATCAAATCAACCCACAAGCTTGTGGAATTTGAACATCTTAAAGCAG GAGGATGATAAGTCCTGCAGAAAGCGTGGGAGCCCTCGAAATTTGATTCCACAGATTCAAGTTCTGAAGAGGCACAAATCTCAGTTGTATTGTAAAATGACTGAATCGAATAGTGCATATTCCTCATTGGATCAAAAGAAGAATGTGCATATTCACCGTAAACCTGGAAGACCGAGAAAAGTTAACTCAAATGATGATCAAAACAACAAAAAGTGTGTGGACAGACACGTGCAAACACCCAACATGGTTAATCAAAGTTTTAATGTTATTTCAGGACCAATAAGTCATCCAATCTGGAA AGGAAGCATTTGTGTTTGTGGTGAAAATATTGGCATAGTAGAGCAACTTGCGGCTCACATTTCAACCAAAGCAAGTGTAAAAGTGTTTGAGATGGCACACCAGCTACCAAAATTACTTCATGCAGAAATGCTTCCCAGGAAAGATGTATGGCCTGCCAGTCTTGATGATTGTCCTCATACCGATGATATTATCGATCTGTACATTTTTCCGATGCATGGAAG AAGTGAGAGAGCATTTCATGGCCTGCTAAACGAATTGACAGAAAATAACCTTGTTCTGAAAGCCTTTTTTGACAACGTTCCAATCTTTGTCTTTAGTTCCCTTCAATTTACATCCCGCTACTGGA GAAAAACTTCTGGGAAGCCTTATTTATGGGCTGTGTTTGTGGGGAAAAATGCTTTCTTTCCACATGAACAGGAGgaacataatcttttaagtaACTCGAATTGCACTGTGTCCTTGAATCTTGGAAATGAACTGCAGCCTGTTACTGACGATCAGAGAACCGTTTCAAAGAATGGGGGTTCTAAAG AGTATAGGGAAAAGATAGATAAAGTGGAGAATACAGCATCGATTTCCAAAAACAGTGAAAGCATTTTTACGGAAGAAGCTCCATGTGCTTTGGTTGGGAAATCGATTGAGCAGCCAACTGAAAGAGCGGTAAATGCAGGCCGCCTTACTGAAGAGGGAATTTGTGGAAGTACTGCTGATACCACCAGGCATGATGCTGATGCAACAGAAAGAACTGCTGTGGAAACACATGTTGAAAGAGAAAGCATGGAAATGATTGAAGAAGAGACTTATAGGAAGAATCCTGTCAATTCAGATTTTCCCGCATCTTCTCTGGCTAGCTTACTAGGAAATGTTTCAAAACCTGCTCCGCAATTGTGTAATCAAGAACATGTTGCATATAGCCCAGATAGAGCATGCAGTGAGAGCCTAAATGCATCGGTTCTTAACATAGCGAGTACTTTTGATGATCTAATGAGCATAGATGACATCGGATCAGCAAATCATCGTGTGGACTTCGTGAATTCTTATTCTGTACAACCAAGATATGCTCCAATTCTTGATGCCATCTTGGCCAAGTATGGTGACATTGCTCGAGATTTTCCTATCAGCTGCCGTAAAATTCTCACTTCTGCATTAGAGAGTGTTTGTGAAGCTATTCTGGATTTGAAAGCTGTAAGTTTTGTTGAGCTTCAGAGAAGTCACCTTCACTGCCTGTATTCTGTCATAATTGACGCGGAGTTTATGAAGCTGGATGTACAGTGGCTTCGCAAACGATATCTGGAACTCGCGGATGCAGTTGATACTAAGGAATACGAGAATATGCAAACTAGCATAAAAGCAGTTGAAAAAAATATTGCTGGTAAGAAAGCAACTCTGTCACTGAAGAAGACGGAGATGTCAAAGCTGCAATCGGAGATTGAGGCACTAGAAACTGAAGTTGCCGAAGGAGAAGCAAAGAGTGAAAGCCTAAAAG AGAGGGAAAAAACCGCACTGCTGAACATCAAATATGAGCTTATTGACGACAACGGTTATCTTGCTTCTTGGAGCAATGAAGGAAAATATAGAGATTGCTGTAAATGGAGAGGCATCACTTGCAGCAACTTGACAGGACATGTCACGGCGCTTGATCTTTGTTTCGGGACAGGCCTGTCCAATTTCAAGCCGCTGACAGGTAAG GCTAATTTTTCCGGCACCATTTCTTCTATAGTCAGGAATCTCTCCAGCTTAGAATCTCTTGATCTGAGTTATAACTATCTTCTGATCGACAATGGCGATTTCGAATGGGTCTCTCGTATTTCTTCTTTGACTTCCATTAATCTAAAAGGTAATCCTCTTTTAAATCCAAATTCCTGGTTGCAAATTATTAACAAGCTTCCTCACCTGGAAAACTTGACTTTGTCTTCTTGCTTTTCTGGAAATGAACTTCCTTTGTATCTGTCTCCTGTCAACTCTTCTTCGTCTCTTACAGTTCTTGACATTTCTCATAATAACTTCGCCATTCCGTCGATACAGCCATGGCTGGCTAACATTAGTCAGAATTTAATGCATCTTGACCTTGCTTTCAATACGCTTTTAGAAAGTTCTACTCTAGAGTTTATCGGAGATATGACTTCTCTGCGAGGTCTTCATCTTGCTAATACTTCGCTTGTCGGTGGAATTCCGAGATCCATCGGTAACATTTCTGGGCTGAGTTATTTAGACATGTCAAAGAACAATCTCGACGTAGAGATTTCTgggtttataaaaaatttgtctGGGTGCGCAGCAAAATCATTACAGCATTTGTCCTTGGCTTACAATGAATTAACAGGTTCGTTACCTGATCTCAGTTTATTTTCGTCGTTGAAAAGGTTGTACCTTGGAAACAACAGATTGAACGGTAGTATTGATAAAAGTATTGGAGGACTGTACCAGCTAGAACGTTTGTTACTGCAATGGAATTCATTGAACGGTGTCGTTTCCGAAGAGCATATCTCGAATCTGACCAATCTAAAGGATTTGTTGCTATCTGGTAATTCTCTTACTTGGAATGTAAGCCTCGATTGGGTTCCTCCGTTTCGTTTAGGTATCATACATCTTCAGTCCTGCAAATTAGGACCACATTTTCCGAATTGGCTTCAAAGTCAAAAAGGTTATTATGAGCTTGATATTTCTGATAATGGAATCTCTGAGTCTATTCCAGAATGGTTTTGGGACTTGTCTTGTTCATCGTTTTACTTGAATCTCTCATATAATCTATTCTCTGGATCATTTCCTAATGGTTTTCTGCATTTTCACAATCTACTGTTCTTGAATTTGGCTAGCAACAATTTTTCTGGCCAACTTCCAACATCCATAGGATCGATTTCTAGACTTGAAACACTAAATGTAGCAGGCAATGTTTTTTCTGGAGAGTTACCTTTGTCTCTTAGAAATTGCACTATGTTGAGATTTCTCGACCTGAGCAGTAACAGGTTTTCCGGAAACATACCGGTTTGGATTGGAGAAACCCTTTTATCTCTGCAATTTCTTAGCCTACAGTCTAATCATTTCCAAGGAAGCTTACCCTTGCAACTGTGCCGATTAACGAATGTTCAAATCTTGGATCTTTCTGCAAACAATATTAATGGAACCATGCCGCATTGCCTTGGGAATTTGAAAGCGATGATCGATGGGGATTTGACAGGAACAATCTTTCATTCGTATTCTTGGTTTGATGGTTCTTCAACTCACAGAAATTATTATACTGACAAGGCATTGGTTCTTTGGAAGGGAAAGAAGTATGATTATGATAAAAATCTTGGACTTTTGAGAGTAATAGATTTTTCAGGAAATAATATAGGAGGAGAGATTCCAAGTGAAATATCAATCCTGACTGGGCTCAAACAATTGAACTTGTCGAATAACAAGTTGACAGGCGCAATCCCGTCAAAGATCGGTTTTCTGAAGCAATTGGAGGCACTTGATCTGTCTCGAAATCAGATATCAGGCCGAATTCCGGCTAGTATGGCTGGTTTGCATTTTCTGAATACGTTGAACTTGTCATTGAATGCTTTGTCAGGAAGAATTCCATCAAGCACTCAGCTTCAGAGCTTCAACGTAAACTCATTTGCTGGAAATCCTGCACTTTGTGGGTTGCCACTCTTGTCGAAAAGCCCTGAAGACGATAATGTTGAAGTTCCGGCAAGcgatgaagaagatgaggatGAATGGAGGAAATGGTTTTATGCGGGTATGGGAATTGGATTCACTCTTTGCTTTTGTGGAGTTTCAGGGACAGTAGTGTTTTGCCGTTTCCAGGTGATTGACAAATTGATGCATTGGGTTGATGTGACCATTGCAGTGTACCGGAGAAGATTGTGA